One genomic window of uncultured Fibrobacter sp. includes the following:
- a CDS encoding tetratricopeptide repeat protein: MRTSVIKTAVLGLTVASTSLFAEATYSPHKYQQNDWFAEFGGNTAMYVNPAGISETDQLEFSAAFFSSISGEASQEYLSLTYPMDYKHTLGFSFFENGASIDGGKSYGEYAFQLGYAYRLMHCIALGLNVDVLYINQFDEVTQVSLGADVGLSWNPLNSSKFGYLLVGVALQNLAQPGVSTDDNGGFVAPGFFGSESDKAYNIPSNLNFSLFWRGFNRLIEAKAELSLIDVFHSDKEGGEGLNPEMSFTLTYYLSPHLGVRLRFTKEGYPVAGATVNVKDVSIFRYLQLDLEMSHDDLYAKKNRGFIWAVKLTSRFGDTREEKIGEERYRRLKIEPENDYRAAMRLYLNRQFLEAAYAFGKVQTKYPAFHLVDQAAFYKAKSFENLRMHKAAKSVYEDAIKRYPQSDQRAKYHFQLMNIDYKEGKYIDAMAKYQNIAQKFGESDVKADADYVAGQIKFEQGLYQESVDLLAAILPGNANYFYARYTMGIAYSRLGKFDEAENCFRDITEQPVSNQSERDLQDAAKVKLGHLFFSGEKADIPAAAQMYGQVQPGSPVYDEAMLGIAWSFLKVNKPDEAIKPAQWIIKNMPESFLVSEAYLVQGYCFFIKKDYNNAVKSLEQAEKRTEQPVVTVAARDSARQAYDAMQDEFDSVQVKALDLARQLPTPRVQSKREALQPSFDKANQAIEDYAAFTQKAIQSDRFESNRKRILDDAGFTLATVKTKMGQGAANSEAAQELESLEDDLGDLE, from the coding sequence ATGCGTACTAGTGTTATTAAAACAGCAGTCCTTGGACTCACGGTAGCCAGCACTTCCTTGTTTGCAGAAGCCACTTATTCTCCGCACAAGTATCAGCAGAATGACTGGTTTGCAGAATTTGGTGGCAATACTGCCATGTATGTGAACCCCGCTGGAATTTCTGAAACAGACCAGCTGGAATTCAGTGCCGCATTCTTTAGTTCCATTAGTGGTGAAGCAAGCCAGGAATACCTGAGCCTTACTTACCCGATGGATTACAAGCACACTCTCGGTTTCTCGTTCTTCGAAAACGGTGCATCCATTGACGGTGGCAAGTCCTACGGTGAATATGCATTCCAGCTCGGCTATGCCTACAGGCTCATGCATTGCATCGCTCTCGGCCTTAACGTCGATGTGCTCTACATCAACCAGTTCGACGAAGTGACGCAGGTCTCGCTCGGTGCAGACGTAGGCCTCAGCTGGAACCCGCTGAACTCTTCTAAGTTCGGTTACCTGTTGGTGGGCGTTGCCCTCCAGAACCTTGCTCAGCCGGGCGTAAGCACCGATGACAACGGCGGCTTTGTTGCCCCGGGTTTCTTCGGCAGCGAAAGCGACAAGGCTTACAACATCCCGTCGAACCTGAACTTCTCCCTCTTCTGGCGCGGCTTCAACCGCCTGATCGAGGCGAAGGCTGAACTTTCCCTCATCGACGTGTTCCATTCCGATAAGGAAGGTGGCGAAGGCCTGAATCCGGAAATGAGCTTCACCCTGACCTACTACCTCTCCCCGCACCTTGGTGTCCGCCTCCGCTTCACGAAGGAAGGTTACCCGGTTGCTGGCGCTACGGTGAACGTCAAGGACGTGAGCATCTTCCGTTACCTGCAGCTCGACCTCGAAATGTCTCACGACGACCTCTACGCCAAGAAGAACCGTGGCTTTATCTGGGCCGTCAAGCTCACCAGCCGCTTCGGAGACACCCGCGAAGAGAAAATCGGTGAAGAACGTTATCGTCGCTTGAAGATCGAACCTGAAAACGACTACCGCGCCGCTATGCGCCTCTACTTGAACCGTCAGTTCTTGGAAGCCGCATATGCCTTCGGTAAGGTTCAGACCAAGTACCCGGCATTCCACCTTGTGGACCAGGCCGCCTTCTATAAGGCAAAGTCCTTTGAAAACCTCCGTATGCACAAGGCTGCAAAGTCCGTGTACGAAGACGCTATCAAGCGCTATCCGCAGAGCGACCAGCGCGCCAAGTATCACTTCCAGTTGATGAACATCGACTATAAGGAAGGCAAGTACATCGACGCTATGGCCAAGTACCAGAACATCGCTCAGAAGTTCGGTGAAAGCGACGTGAAGGCTGACGCTGACTACGTTGCCGGCCAGATCAAGTTCGAACAGGGCCTCTACCAGGAATCTGTCGACCTGCTCGCCGCTATCCTTCCGGGTAATGCCAACTACTTCTACGCCCGCTATACCATGGGTATCGCTTACAGCCGCCTCGGTAAGTTCGACGAAGCTGAAAACTGCTTCCGCGACATTACCGAACAGCCGGTTTCCAACCAGTCCGAACGTGACTTGCAGGATGCCGCTAAGGTGAAGCTCGGTCACTTGTTCTTCTCTGGCGAAAAGGCCGACATTCCGGCTGCCGCCCAGATGTATGGCCAGGTGCAGCCCGGTTCTCCGGTCTACGACGAAGCCATGCTCGGTATCGCTTGGTCCTTCCTCAAGGTGAACAAGCCGGACGAAGCTATCAAGCCCGCTCAGTGGATCATCAAGAATATGCCTGAATCCTTCCTCGTGTCCGAAGCCTACCTCGTTCAGGGTTACTGCTTCTTCATCAAGAAGGACTACAACAACGCTGTGAAGTCTCTGGAACAGGCTGAAAAGCGCACCGAACAGCCGGTGGTGACCGTTGCCGCTCGCGACAGTGCCCGTCAGGCCTACGACGCTATGCAGGACGAATTCGATTCCGTGCAGGTGAAGGCTTTGGACCTCGCTCGCCAGCTCCCGACGCCCCGTGTGCAGAGCAAGCGCGAAGCCTTGCAGCCGAGCTTCGACAAGGCTAACCAAGCTATCGAAGACTACGCCGCATTCACCCAGAAGGCTATCCAGAGTGACCGCTTTGAATCCAACCGTAAGCGTATCTTGGACGACGCAGGCTTTACCTTGGCAACCGTCAAGACCAAGATGGGTCAGGGCGCTGCTAACTCCGAAGCCGCACAGGAACTTGAGAGCCTCGAAGACGACTTAGGTGATTTGGAATAA
- a CDS encoding OmpA family protein, with translation MTLKKLVLITAGAMLLSGTAMAKNINVPGDYSKIADALGNADAGDTILVKRGTYNENITLIMGVVLKGEDPLTTIIDGGRRGPTVMGTSGAEMSHFTVKNGIEGILCENAAPYIHHCYVLDNHATGIGAFISLPHLRNNVVYGNRWSGILAWGAKSLDAYIEHNVVLRNGYSGLALKGPTNVVARNNIFMENHYYGVFADPAAGQTKVEYNNIYKNYYPFNEFIKVNRTNVSLDPKFINHSLSKPNFYCQSTSPMLKRGKGKADIGLTATELVKEEEVVEETRNPDTDGDGLCDPWVSEEGLSDKYASVCTGLDNCPEEAEDFDGYQDDDGCPDADNDRDGLCDPWVEAKGMLAQFAHVCKGVDLCPEQPETLNSYKDDDGCPDEVPQPPKKVFVLEGVNFESGKATITQDSYISLMKVVDIMETFQEATFEIVGHTDNVGKKEKNMQLSADRAASVKNFLVEKGISESRMTTKGMGDSQPVATNKTPEGRAQNRRIEFIRTDIN, from the coding sequence ATGACCCTAAAGAAACTGGTCTTAATCACGGCCGGGGCGATGCTTCTTTCTGGAACCGCCATGGCAAAGAATATCAATGTTCCTGGCGATTACTCAAAGATTGCTGACGCACTTGGTAATGCGGATGCCGGCGATACCATCTTGGTAAAGCGTGGCACCTATAACGAAAACATCACCCTCATCATGGGTGTCGTACTTAAGGGCGAGGATCCCCTTACGACCATCATCGATGGTGGCCGCAGAGGTCCGACCGTCATGGGTACTTCGGGCGCCGAAATGTCTCACTTCACGGTGAAGAACGGTATCGAAGGTATCCTTTGTGAAAACGCTGCCCCCTACATTCACCATTGCTACGTGCTGGACAACCACGCTACGGGTATCGGTGCTTTTATTTCTCTCCCTCATCTTCGTAACAACGTGGTCTACGGCAACCGCTGGTCCGGCATCCTCGCTTGGGGTGCTAAGTCCCTCGATGCCTATATCGAACACAACGTCGTGCTCCGCAACGGCTACTCTGGCCTTGCTCTGAAGGGCCCGACGAACGTCGTTGCCCGTAACAACATCTTCATGGAAAACCACTACTACGGTGTGTTCGCCGACCCTGCTGCCGGCCAGACGAAGGTGGAGTACAACAACATCTACAAGAACTACTACCCGTTCAATGAATTCATCAAGGTGAACCGCACGAACGTTTCCCTTGATCCGAAGTTCATCAACCACTCCCTTTCGAAGCCGAACTTCTACTGCCAGTCCACCTCGCCGATGCTCAAGCGCGGTAAGGGCAAGGCTGACATCGGCCTCACCGCCACCGAACTGGTGAAGGAAGAAGAAGTGGTCGAAGAAACCCGCAACCCGGATACCGATGGCGACGGCCTTTGCGATCCGTGGGTTTCCGAAGAAGGTCTCTCCGACAAGTATGCGTCGGTCTGCACGGGCCTCGACAACTGCCCCGAAGAAGCCGAAGACTTCGACGGCTACCAGGACGACGATGGCTGCCCGGATGCCGACAACGACCGCGACGGTCTCTGCGATCCGTGGGTCGAAGCTAAGGGTATGCTTGCTCAGTTTGCACACGTCTGTAAGGGTGTTGACCTCTGCCCCGAACAGCCGGAAACTTTGAATAGCTACAAGGATGACGATGGTTGCCCGGACGAAGTGCCGCAGCCGCCTAAGAAGGTCTTTGTGCTCGAAGGAGTGAACTTCGAATCCGGTAAGGCTACGATTACCCAGGATTCCTACATCTCCCTCATGAAAGTGGTGGACATCATGGAAACCTTCCAGGAAGCTACTTTCGAAATTGTTGGTCATACAGACAACGTCGGTAAGAAAGAAAAGAACATGCAGCTTTCCGCTGACCGTGCCGCTTCCGTGAAGAACTTCCTTGTCGAAAAGGGTATTTCCGAAAGCCGCATGACCACGAAGGGTATGGGTGACTCTCAACCGGTCGCCACGAATAAGACCCCGGAAGGCCGCGCTCAGAACCGTCGTATCGAGTTCATCCGCACGGATATCAATTAA